CTGCCGCCCAATTtgaacaacaaaaaaaaacgacgcGCCCCTATTTAGCCTCTAATCTCgccctcttctgctctttCATGATCTCTCGTTTGTTATTGTCGCTTTCCTTTCGACCCTCTACGTGGTTTCCATGCGAACAACGGGCACTCTACACGCACGGCCAAAGTCCACCGGACCCTAGTaaacgccaccgctgctgttgttgttgccacttctctcctctgtctcGCCCACCGCATTTAGATTAACTGTAGCAGCAGACGGGAGTCTCAAAAGCGCCCCCTCTCGTTTGTCTCTGGAGGGGCCTGCCATACTGCCAACTGATCGAACCCCCTACGCCGTTgttcgtgcgtgtgctgtgaCGCCTGTCAAAGACACCATACGTAGAGACACaaagaggggtggagaagagcaggGACACAAGttttacacacacacacacacagacacactcaACCAGTGCAGAGCTACCAAGATGTCAGCTGGGACCATGGCCACGGTGGAGTTCACCGCCCCCAGCCAGCGCGTGAAGATGGTGGACATGCACCCCAAAGAGCCCATCTTCATTGCAGCTTTGTATTCTGGCGGCATCAATTTGTACAACTACCAGACGCAGGCGCTCGTCCGCTCCTTTGACACAGGCACGGGTCTTCCAGTGCGCTGCGTTCGTTTTATTCCTCGCCTGCAGAGTTTTGTGTGCGGCTGTGATGACATGAACGTACGTGTGTTCAACTACCACACAATGGAGCGGACGAAGATATTCCAGGCTCACGACGACTACATCCGCTGTGTCGCTGTTCACGaccagctgccgctggtgctcaCGTGCGCGGATGACATGACTATCCGACAGTGGGACTGGAGCAAGGGATGGACGCTACAGATCACCTACGAGGGACACCAGCACTTCTGCATGGCCATTGCCTTTAACCCGAAGGACTCTTCCGCgttcgcctccgcctcgatGGACTGCACCATCAAGGTATGGCGCATCAACACGCCGATACCTAACTATCAACTAGAAGGCCACGAGGATGGTGTCAACTGCGTCGAGTTTTATCCGCGTGGCGACAAGCCCTACCTGTTGAGTGGGTCCGACGACAGGACAGTGCGGTTGTGGGACTACCAGACCAAAGCGTGTCTGCAGGTCTTCTCCTTCCACGACGAAAACGTCGCAAGTGTGCTTTTCCACCCGGACCTGCCGGTCATCTACTCCATCTCCGAGTCAGACCAcatcgccgccttctccaccgaGACGTTTCGCCTGCTGTACTCGTGCAGCCACTCGGACATGGGACGTGGATGGTCGCTGACCGCGAAGCGCTACACAAATATGCTGATTGCCGGCTTTGACAATGGCGTGCGGGCCTACAAAGTGGGTGTGGACAAGCCCGTCTTCTCTATGGACGCCAACGGTCGGGTCCTCGTTGTGACCGGAAACGAGATCATGCGCATGGACATCAAGGCCGTGGGGTCGGAGACCCCCGACGGCGAGGTGCTGAGTGTTGCGACGAAGGACATGGGTGCCGTCGAGGCGACTGCTCGCTCCATTTTTCACGCTGGAAATGGCCAGTTCATTTGTGTTCTCGGCGACGACAACTACACCATCATATCGGCCCTCTCGCTGCGTCCCAAGTCGTACGGGCAGTGTATATCATTTGTCTGGGGCCCTGAGAGCGGCGCCTACGCCGTGCTGGAGAGTTCGACGACGCTGAAGATTTTCAAGAGCTTCAAAGGGCGTGCCGTTctgtcgctgccggcggtggccgATAAGCTGTTTGGTGGACCACTGCTGGCAGTGCGCACGAACAACAGCATCATGTTCTACGACTGGGGCACGCTGGCGCTGATCCGGCAGATCGACGAGACTCCGATGACGCTCGAGTGGAACGCGACGGGTGGGCTCGTGGCGCTCGTCACGAGCAGCggtgtcttcctcctcaagTTCAATGGGGACGCTGTCGCGCAATACCTCGAGCAgaacgccaccaccagcgacgATGGTCTCGACTTCTCCTTCGACCTTGTGGAGGAGTTGGATGAGAAGGCGCGCGATGTGGCGTGGGTGGGAGACTGCCTTGTATACATCAATCAGGTGCATCGTCTCAACTACTATATTGGTGGCGAGGTAAACAACATCGCTGTGCTGAACCGTAACCAGTACCTCCTCGGCTACCTACCAAAGGAAAATCGTTTCTTCTGCATCgacaaggaaaagaacaTTACGAGCTATCGCTTTGAGGTGAACGTCATGGAGTACATGGCCGCCATCGTTCGAGAGGACTTTGATGCCGCCAATGCACTTCTCCCCACGATCGATGTGAGCCTACGTGACAAGCTGTCGCGGTTTGTGGAATCGCGGGGGCTGCTGGAGATCGCGCTCGAGATCGCCACCGATGACGAGCACCGCTTCGATCTGGCGGTTCAGCTAAAGCAGCTGTCCTTGGCTTGCGAGATCGCCAGCAAGGCGAACGTTGCCTCGCACTGGAAGCAGGTGGGCGACATTGCACTTGAGCAAGGCTACTTCGACATGGCGATCGAGTCTCTGGAGAAGTGCAACGACTGGAGCGGACTGCTGCTCATCTACAAGTCTCTCAATGACATGCAGGCCATCTCGCGCCTCGGTGACTGCTGTCTGCAAAGCGAACAAGCCAACCTGGCCTTCACCTGCTACCACCTCACCCAACGTCACGCAGAGTGCGTAGAACTGCTGCAAAAGACCGGCAAGATGGGTGACGCCGCTTTCTACGCCCGCACCTACTGCCCGAACCTCATCGAGGATGCTGTGGCCAAGTGGAGGGCATCGGTGGCCTCGATTCCTCGCGTGAGCCAAGCGTTAGCCAACCCGGCGGCCTACCCGAACCTGTTCCCATCACTGCGCTATGCCGACTTATCCTCCCGAAAGGAACCCAAGGCTGACGTCCCGCTGTCCATGTCAGAGCCGGCGAAGGTGGTCGCCGACATCGACTCTGCACGGGACCACACCCCTCTGCGCGGccagctggcggcggagaTACTCCCGCAGCCGATGCACACGCCGATGGAAGCGTCGCAGTCTTCTGTAGtatcgccaccgccgccaagcTTTCAAGCGATAGGAGTCGCCACGACCGACGCGGCCCCAGTTCACGATACCGTAGGCAGCGTGTCCAATGAGATACAGGAACTGGTGGACGAGAGCGGCGCTTAAACCGAAGAGGTGAATGTGTTCAACAGACTCGTTGAGGGactggtggtgggtgggatCTATGGCATGAAGTGGAACTCCACAAGTACCGTCGTTCTGCGTAGTGTCTTTTATTCTGTTGCTTCGCAGGCGCACTTCCGACAGCAGACAGGCGTGCAAAGATACCCCcgctgtatgtgtgtgtgtgtgtgtcagttGTGTAAAGGACCACAATGGTGGCTGCTCATTTCACTTTCTTCTGTTGCTCACTTAGGGGGGCTTctgctttcccttctctttcggtCTGCACGGAAGAATAAGTCTCTCTTACAGtcttttgtgtgcgtgttgtgtgTTAGGGGAGGGCGAAGTTGGCTCAGTGTTCTCGTGTAGGATTGGGCTCTCGTATGGGAAAAGACGATAACCGACGGAATGCGATGAGCGATACAAGTCGCAGAGGACTGCAAAGTCGTAGTTCACCGACCTGGTGGCAACTTGTGCCACGGTGTGGGACATTTTACGTCCAGAAGTTATCTTtaggggtgggtgggtgggtggaatGGACTGCCTGAACTTGATGTTCTTTGCACGGATGTGCTTGTCGATGACTCCGTAGCTCTGACACCACAATCGCGCTGTtaccgcaccacctccatcttGATGTACCTGTGCGCCGTAGGATTTTATCACTGCAAACACGCTTCCTGTTGcaccgctttttttttcctctctgtgtctctctaCCGTCATCTGAGGTCGCCTATCTTGGCGAGACCATCATGGTCGATATGCCGTCCATACCATCGCGCATGCGTGGGTATTATGTCTTCTTCACAGGTGGAAGAATTTCGCCTTTgcggtgtatgtgtgtgtgtcttgttgTCGTGTGGGTCAGCCCTACTGTGcagtcgtcgccgccgccgtacATTTCACCTTCGTGTCAAGTACATTTTCATCCCTGACCAACCATTATTTTGCTTACCCGTAAGTGAAACTGGTGTTGGCTGAGGTGTCGAGCAGAGATGCTGAAACTCCGAGGCCTGGTGCGCGTAAAGActggcgctgcagagcgCTACCTGCTCCCAGTCTGTCTGACAGCGCAGTGCTACACCGCCTCAGCACCTGGAAAGTGGAAGTGCGCATGCGGCCTCCACAACTTCGACTTTCATTCCGAATGCTACAGCTGCCACGAGAAGCGCACCGACACTCCTACCGCAAAAACTGTTTCACCGTTGTCGCTTCTCGGCGATGTGCAGCTGGAGGATGGCGACTTTGCAGAGGTGCACTCCAGCAGCACTGAAAGGGATAAAGTGCATTCTGTTGAAGGTGTATGGATATGTCCAGCCTGCTACACCGTTAACGGCTCCCAACGCGTGGCGTGCACATACTGTCGGGAGATGCGACCGCTCTTGCAgccacgcggtgcagcagggaCGCCAATGGACACCCACGCAAGGCGCTTTGGAAAGGTTGCCGtggcctcttcccccccGCCAACGGTGTCGAGTTCGGCAGTAGCGGCGATGACTGATTTCTCTTCTGAGCTCTCTGACGATTTCGTTCCTCAGCAGCCATTCAAGAAGGGCGACTGGTACTGTGCCTGTGGCGTGCATAACTTCTCGCGCAACATGCACTGCCGCAAGTGCCACGAGCCTCGCACACCGAGCTCATCCGCAACGCCAAAGGAAGGGCTCTTGGTGAGCCGACCTGGTGATTGGGAATGCCTAAAGTGCAAAATGTACAACTTCTCTTGGCGCACGGTGTGTAAGCGCTGCAACGaagcgcagccgctgcctaACGCAGCGCCCTTCTCCGCTCCGCCAGACTCCGACGTGCCGACAGGAATGGCGGCCGGTTGGGTTTGTCAAGCATGTCACTCCCTCAACCCTGCCGACGATGCTGTCCTGTGCGTGATTTGTGGAAGTCCAAAGCGGGCGTAAAGGTGCGCGGTAGATCTTCGGGCCAACTGCCGACGTCTCGTTGTGGTGTTACATAAGTATTACCTGTACGGTACACATGTGTGAGGACAAAGCGGGTCCTGAATTGCGCGTGGTGTCCTCGCCAGTCAAGGAGCCAGCAGAGTGAGCTTAGCGCTCCTCCGTTGAgttttgttctcttttctctaACATGCGCACTTTTCACACAGCTCCTCACAGACATACAGGCATAGGCGTAGGTACAGGCACATCCACAACGAACCAGTGACACGGCGTGTGCTCACGGGTGTGGCGTTGGAAAGGGGACACTCGCCACCTCTACGCACACTCTTTAGGCGTGTGCTCTCACGTTTGACGGTCGCGCGCGTCACATGGTTTCCGCACGCTGTGAATCTCCACATGGAGCGAAGAGTTGGGTAGCGGCCAAGGCAGTGCTGTCGCCCTTGAGCATCCTCGTCTCTTTTTTATCTGCCACTTTCTGCATCCCCCTCGCGCTTTCATCCTTTGCGTTCTGTCCACCTTCgaagtgtgtgtgcctaAGCAGCACGGAAGTCGATTGTttttggaggagggggggctaTTACACTGTGTTTGCTCATCTCCTCGTCTCCAGTAAGTCTCACACGCACTTCACTAAAAAGTacctacgcacacacgcgcacgagTGTAGCCACCTTCGCAGTACTGCAACAATGAACCACTCAAGCAGTATACCGTTTGACGCTTTTCATGTCGTGACGTGGTCTTGCTTCATTGAACAGGATGACCCGCGCATGATTACTTGTGAGCTGCGCAGAGAGCTAGAGTCAGCTTTTGAGGTGTACCCTTACTCAGCCAAGTGCCGGCAGTCGTTGCTGAGTTCCCTGATCTTGTGGGCTGGCTTAGCACGTGCGCAGCGTCACGTAATTCAGTGGAACTCGACAGACAACATCAATCTCGGGCAGGGGCTAATCCAGCACCTGTTCGACCTCACAGCCGAGATGCAAGGCATCAACACGGATACCATCTATGCCGCTCTACGGGCAGAGCGGCATCCCTTTCTAAAGGAGGTATACAAGGTTCAGCAGGCCCGCGGCGTGGTCGATGGGATGTGGCGTGGGTCGGACAGATGTGCTACCACTGAAACAAAGCGTGACGATACCCGCCCCACCATCCCCACGCTGCACACAGAGCCTTTGATGCCAATGTCGCCTCGGTCACCAACAGCGCTTCGTGAATCGCAGtcaagagaagagcagcttCCAAGGCCCTCCGCGGAGATTTACCCGTGCGTGCCGACACCGCTCACGAACAAAGCCTCACCATCGACAACGATGCTCTATCCAGTAGGTTACTGTGATAATGAAACTCTGCAGAAGGCCGCGGACATCCGTAGCGGGGTCTTAAGCGCGAAGCTACTGAAGGACACCACTGCCTGCGGTCCCACCAAGAGACCCCCGGTCTCACTTCCGTCGGCAAGCAAAATCGTAGCTAACCACGCAAATGACAAACCGTTACGGTGGAAAGGGGATTCTGCTAAGCCGGCCGACGTATTCGCTGCGCCTTCGCTCATTCGTGACTCCCTTCTACCGGAATCAGTGCCATCGGCAGCGATCTATCGTCTCATCCACGCAGTCGACACTGCACCCTCAGTTTCGTCGACGAAAGGCGTCGTTGCCAAACCCCTTGCAAGGAACGGCGAGGCCAAACCTACCGCAAGCAGTAAATTTGCTACACGTTTGCCTGCGAAAGCGGATGTCAATCCAACATCCGCAACAAAGCCGAAGGTAGCCGCGGCCGCCCCACTGTTACCCGCGCCATCGGCCGCAAAGGAGCCAACCCCTTACGTCCCAAAGAAAGTGACGTACGTCTACACCGATTCTGACGACTCCGATGACGTCACCTCGTCTGCTGTAGTGCACGACACTAacgccagcgcctccgctTCCGGTTTGGCCCTGCCGACGCCGGTCACAGAAGCGCTGCTCAAGTACGGTGATGGCAAGAGCGCGGATCTGATGCAGGCCTTCTGGAACGATCTTCCTGCTGACCCCGATGGGGTGTCAGTCTGGTTTGGACGCTGCCTGGCCATCACGGAGGATGACCGCCAAGTACCCCTGAtggccgccgcgtcgcctcctctgtgtctCGACAAAGTCAAGCAGCGAATGCAGTCGAAAGTTGCTAAGAGACTGGACCAGCTCTTTCAGTATCTCCACGCGGAGGCGCCGACCCCACTTCCTCCGCGCAACGAagtcgcagcgctgctctcaGCACGCGACAttgagcagctggaggcggccAAACTGATTCGACCGTGCAAACAAAGTGCAGGTCCTGACACTGTGCTCGCCTTCACGGTGGTTGAGAAGGCCACAACAAATGCACGACGGCGCTTTCTGACGTGGCCACGAGGCAGCAACCAGCACACCATCGATAGCGGCTATGAGTCGCACATCCCGCTGCACCACATCTCCACGTACCTGGACGCCGTAAATGAGTCATGCGGCATTGTGCAGAGCATCCCGGGTTGCTTTGATCAGGTGCTCCTGCCCCCTGACCTACAGGAGCGTTTTGTCTTCACGGACGCTCGTGATCATCGGTGGTGCCTGACGCGACTGCCACTCGGCCACACTGTGTCCATGGAAATTGTGCAGATCATTGTCTCCACACTGAGCGGCCACCCTTCGTATACGCTGCAGTCCTACGCGGCAGCCAACGCGGTGCGCATcgatgtgtgggtgtacaCCGCCCGTCTGTGCGGCCCCGCGAAGGATGTCCAGGCAgcgagtgcggcgctgcgggccGCGTGCGACGAGTGCGGTGCCATCGTGACGACGTCTTGGCGTGATGTCCTCACTTCTGACTACAACTTTCTTGGGGTGCATTTTGATCACTCAGCGCACGAGGTTTCTGTTGCCTCCGACATTCTGAGCCGTGTAGATCTGCCGAGTGTAAGCATCTCGACGCGGGACTTGGAGCGTCAATACACGCAGctccttttctgctcttccaCGCTACGCGTCGCCGCTTCGGGGTACTACACGGTGCTGACTGAAGTATGCCACCGActcggcgtgctgcagctgcaccctcagcagctgcacacacCGTCTGAGCTACTCCCAGGCGTATACATGCAACTGCAGAAGTGGCGCGAGGCCGTCTTGAAGAATACGCCCCGCCACGTCGAAGCGGTGACATCGCCATCTATGTCGCTGTTTGTGGTGCTGAATAAGGAGAACTGTCAGGCCGTGCTTGTTTCTCAGGAAACGCAGGAGACTTGGAACGCGTCGATGGAGTTGGAGGACACGCTCGGGACCAGAGTCGCGTCAGTCGCTGTCACACGTGCCGTGGTATGCTTTCAACCGTGCATCGAGAAGGGCACGCATCTGAAGATTAAGGTCATCGGCGGCGAAGCTAAGGGACCCAACGGCAAGCCCATCTACGAAAGTGAGCCCGAGGACAGTATCGCTGTGTGCATTCGTACGCACCTGGTGGCGCGCATCTTTTCCTTCGAGGTGGCTTACCTGAAGATGCCGGGGTCAGCAGGCGGTGTCGCTGGTGATACGGCCGCTTGTAACGATGCACAGATGGGAGCAAATCGCCGCTTGatcgctcccccctcctctcccccacccacatacaccCCGAGTTAAAGCGCATGCCAGGCTGAGCTACTCAGCCGGCGCAATCGGAACGCCAGTGCATCGTGGAGGGCGGAAAGATTCTACTTCACCTTCCCACTGCGAAAGTGTTTTGCTCTCCTGTAGAAGTCTCCGCGTTTTAGTTTAGGTAGAGTCCGACTGCAACGTACATGTGGCTTGGGTGTCCAAGGCAGCTCTCTTTCATCTGTCCTGTGTTGAGGGAGATGCTAACTGGTCTCACCATCGTGCCAGTGAGCGCAAGCCAGTCCCACTCGCCTCCAGCCCCCGTCGTGTGAGCCACCGGGCGAGATAGGACTGAGAAGGAAGGGATGGACCCTGCACTTTCGTAAAAGTTACTcaaaagagaagcggaggcTCTGTGAGAACGAAACACGGAAGCCATTTTTCTCTGCCTGACGACGCTCAACTCACCTTGACGTCGCTCTTAACAGGTTAGAGAACGAGACAGAACACCTCAGCTCAGGAGtggccttttcctctccccctctgctcTCGCTGACCTCACGACAGCGAGAGCGGAAGTATTCGCGAAGACAGCAAAAATTCCACAAGAATTTTGCGCTGTGCTTCATCAGCTTCGCATAGGGAAAAAGTCTGTGCCTGTGATTCAAGTACAGTTTGGTTGTGTTCTTGTGACCTCTTTGCttctcgcttccctctcttcgctccAGCACCCGTCTTGCATCGCTcgtcctctccttcctctggACTCTGCCCCCACTCTCCCTATCTCACCACCTTCCACCTACTCGCCCTTCGATCTTTTCTGCACGCCTGCAGACTGGAGAAAACAGTTGCTCCGCAAGGCCGTTGCGCCCGCGCCAAGGATGGGCAGTTAAGATGATTGCAGCGCAGGAAGAGGTCGTGGCGTGTATGGCAGCCGCGACGAGGGGGATACAGCGAGGGATAGCAGAGTGACAGGATAGGTGACGCGAGTAGGTGAATGAAAGGTTTCGCGAACAAGGAGGCAAAAAGAGGGTAaaggaagaaggaaaagaggatcGAAACGGTTACTCGTTTGTGTTCTTGCTAGTAGCCCATGGTTACGAGGGATGCACCTGTGCGTGGGGAAAAGCCTGGCAGCCCCCGTCACCCTTCCTCACCACCCGTGCCGTTGCAGAATCACTTCTCAGGGTGATAGGGTCAAGCACCCTATGATGTGGGGAGGTGAGAGCGGTGTATTGCTACCGATGCCGGTGGTCAGGTTCTAATTGGCGTTATGTCGGGGAGATCCACTGCAGTGAGTACCCTTGTGCCATTCATGCGATGAGCAGAGTGCTAGCGTGACTCGGGCGTCTCTCTGCCGGCCACCACCGtccactggtgtggggagtgTACGCCACCCTGATGAGTGCGCCAAgtggcgacctgcgaggcgggGAAAACAGAGTTTGAGGCAGAGACTGTGTTCCCatggcggggaggggggtattGCTGTGCCGCATTTCCACGGTTTcctcgcaccacgcgatgggtgAATGATAGGTTGGTGGAGGAGTGTAGTTTGACGACTGTTCTATGGCAGAATAGGCACCTCCAGGAATAATGCTCTTAGGCTCTGTGTTTTTGATTCCCACGCCCTTCACTGgttcccctctccaccccttcgGCACTCATCATCACAGTGTAGTGTACCAATGTCGTCGGCATAGCTACACCTGTTGCTTACAGGCACCCCTTGGCGTGTTTTGATTGTAGCGCTGTTCCTTCTCCTCGGCGATGCAGGACGCGGCGGGTGGACGACAAACTCTCTCTTCcaacttctctctccgtctgcccccctcaccctcttctctgtggtgGCGACCGATGGTATcttgcatacacacacaggttATACCAAGACCGAGTGCGCAATTGCGTGCCTGCGATGTTCCCTTATGGCTACTCCATCGTGAGAACGCAGCGATCTGCGCTCGAGGAGGCGtacaacaaaaagaaggaGTACCTCAATGCTCGCGTCGCGCCTCTCTACGCATCGACCAATCCAGCGTCGCTCTGGAACGCGATTGTGAAGTACCGCctcgtggaggagagcggaggcggcgaatCTGTGGACACGTATGACGAACTGGCGTTGACGTACGAAGGCTACCGACATATGGTTTATGACGTGCTCTTCCACGTCACACCCGACGAGGATGCAGCCGCTGATGCGCAGGTGCGGGAGTGGCGTCGCAGTGTTTACTTTCACCACCCTTTCCTTTCACCGGCCACGTTTTTGGCCTTTGCGCGGTCGTCGCGCGGCGCCGTGCCAGCGGTTCCCCTCTACGCCTTTGCCGCCAAGCGCTTGCTTTTGTTTCGCATTCGAGTCGAACTGGAGCTGAacgcctcagcgccgccgccgatcTTTGTGGATCGCGCGCGGCGCGCCATCGGCGGTCGTCTCCCGTGCCCGCCGAGTGCGTCGTCTCCACTATCGAATGGGCTGACGCAGGAAGACATTGAAATGTTCATCTCCGACCTCGTCCCCAACCTGCGCCTCGTACGCGACATGCCGCCTTGGATGCTGCCGTACTACCTGT
The window above is part of the Leishmania panamensis strain MHOM/PA/94/PSC-1 chromosome 33 sequence genome. Proteins encoded here:
- a CDS encoding beta prime cop protein, putative (TriTrypDB/GeneDB-style sysID: LpmP.33.3320), whose translation is MSAGTMATVEFTAPSQRVKMVDMHPKEPIFIAALYSGGINLYNYQTQALVRSFDTGTGLPVRCVRFIPRLQSFVCGCDDMNVRVFNYHTMERTKIFQAHDDYIRCVAVHDQLPLVLTCADDMTIRQWDWSKGWTLQITYEGHQHFCMAIAFNPKDSSAFASASMDCTIKVWRINTPIPNYQLEGHEDGVNCVEFYPRGDKPYLLSGSDDRTVRLWDYQTKACLQVFSFHDENVASVLFHPDLPVIYSISESDHIAAFSTETFRLLYSCSHSDMGRGWSLTAKRYTNMLIAGFDNGVRAYKVGVDKPVFSMDANGRVLVVTGNEIMRMDIKAVGSETPDGEVLSVATKDMGAVEATARSIFHAGNGQFICVLGDDNYTIISALSLRPKSYGQCISFVWGPESGAYAVLESSTTLKIFKSFKGRAVLSLPAVADKLFGGPLLAVRTNNSIMFYDWGTLALIRQIDETPMTLEWNATGGLVALVTSSGVFLLKFNGDAVAQYLEQNATTSDDGLDFSFDLVEELDEKARDVAWVGDCLVYINQVHRLNYYIGGEVNNIAVLNRNQYLLGYLPKENRFFCIDKEKNITSYRFEVNVMEYMAAIVREDFDAANALLPTIDVSLRDKLSRFVESRGLLEIALEIATDDEHRFDLAVQLKQLSLACEIASKANVASHWKQVGDIALEQGYFDMAIESLEKCNDWSGLLLIYKSLNDMQAISRLGDCCLQSEQANLAFTCYHLTQRHAECVELLQKTGKMGDAAFYARTYCPNLIEDAVAKWRASVASIPRVSQALANPAAYPNLFPSLRYADLSSRKEPKADVPLSMSEPAKVVADIDSARDHTPLRGQLAAEILPQPMHTPMEASQSSVVSPPPPSFQAIGVATTDAAPVHDTVGSVSNEIQELVDESGA
- a CDS encoding hypothetical protein (TriTrypDB/GeneDB-style sysID: LpmP.33.3340) — its product is MNHSSSIPFDAFHVVTWSCFIEQDDPRMITCELRRELESAFEVYPYSAKCRQSLLSSLILWAGLARAQRHVIQWNSTDNINLGQGLIQHLFDLTAEMQGINTDTIYAALRAERHPFLKEVYKVQQARGVVDGMWRGSDRCATTETKRDDTRPTIPTLHTEPLMPMSPRSPTALRESQSREEQLPRPSAEIYPCVPTPLTNKASPSTTMLYPVGYCDNETLQKAADIRSGVLSAKLLKDTTACGPTKRPPVSLPSASKIVANHANDKPLRWKGDSAKPADVFAAPSLIRDSLLPESVPSAAIYRLIHAVDTAPSVSSTKGVVAKPLARNGEAKPTASSKFATRLPAKADVNPTSATKPKVAAAAPLLPAPSAAKEPTPYVPKKVTYVYTDSDDSDDVTSSAVVHDTNASASASGLALPTPVTEALLKYGDGKSADLMQAFWNDLPADPDGVSVWFGRCLAITEDDRQVPLMAAASPPLCLDKVKQRMQSKVAKRLDQLFQYLHAEAPTPLPPRNEVAALLSARDIEQLEAAKLIRPCKQSAGPDTVLAFTVVEKATTNARRRFLTWPRGSNQHTIDSGYESHIPLHHISTYLDAVNESCGIVQSIPGCFDQVLLPPDLQERFVFTDARDHRWCLTRLPLGHTVSMEIVQIIVSTLSGHPSYTLQSYAAANAVRIDVWVYTARLCGPAKDVQAASAALRAACDECGAIVTTSWRDVLTSDYNFLGVHFDHSAHEVSVASDILSRVDLPSVSISTRDLERQYTQLLFCSSTLRVAASGYYTVLTEVCHRLGVLQLHPQQLHTPSELLPGVYMQLQKWREAVLKNTPRHVEAVTSPSMSLFVVLNKENCQAVLVSQETQETWNASMELEDTLGTRVASVAVTRAVVCFQPCIEKGTHLKIKVIGGEAKGPNGKPIYESEPEDSIAVCIRTHLVARIFSFEVAYLKMPGSAGGVAGDTAACNDAQMGANRRLIAPPSSPPPTYTPS
- a CDS encoding hypothetical protein (TriTrypDB/GeneDB-style sysID: LpmP.33.3330); the encoded protein is MLKLRGLVRVKTGAAERYLLPVCLTAQCYTASAPGKWKCACGLHNFDFHSECYSCHEKRTDTPTAKTVSPLSLLGDVQLEDGDFAEVHSSSTERDKVHSVEGVWICPACYTVNGSQRVACTYCREMRPLLQPRGAAGTPMDTHARRFGKVAVASSPPPTVSSSAVAAMTDFSSELSDDFVPQQPFKKGDWYCACGVHNFSRNMHCRKCHEPRTPSSSATPKEGLLVSRPGDWECLKCKMYNFSWRTVCKRCNEAQPLPNAAPFSAPPDSDVPTGMAAGWVCQACHSLNPADDAVLCVICGSPKRA